In Juglans regia cultivar Chandler chromosome 5, Walnut 2.0, whole genome shotgun sequence, the following are encoded in one genomic region:
- the LOC108984537 gene encoding protein EARLY RESPONSIVE TO DEHYDRATION 15-like, translating to MAMVSGGRSTLNPNAPLFIPAAFRLVEDFSPEWWQLVTTSTWYRDYWLSQHQGEDGFSDNAEDDFDGINLVDLLPETFEFDDGEDFSNMETQYDVYSPSFEQKGFGMNAEALVKSLKSLDERRGPKSPVQRSKYSEKPAKYVNPKCSPRRIQQPR from the exons ATGGCAATGGTTTCAGGAGGAAGGTCAACATTGAACCCTAACGCCCCTCTTTTCATTCCTGCTGCTTTCCGCCTAGTGGAGGATTTCTCTCCGGAATGGTGGCAGCTGGTCACAACCTCAACATGGTACCGTGACTATTGGCTCAGCCAGCATCAGGGTGAGGATGGTTTCTCTGACAATGCCGAGGATGATTTTGATGGCATCAATTTAGTGGATTTGCTACCGGAGACTTTTGAATTTGATGATGGGGAAGATTTTTCGAATATGGAAACTCAGTACGATGTGTATAGCCCGTCTTTTGAACAGAAAG GCTTTGGAATGAATGCTGAGGCACTGGTGAAAAGTTTGAAATCTTTGGATGAAAGAAGAGGTCCCAAGTCCCCAGTTCAACGTTCAAAGTATTCAGAGAAGCCAGCCAAGTACGTGAACCCAAAATGCAGCCCCCGACGCATCCAGCAGCCTCGTTGA
- the LOC108979838 gene encoding uncharacterized protein LOC108979838, giving the protein MRHAFQSGNRLSFWKQWIYSRISIDQSARSTYETPLNNPNDVENGRQRNILVTRQSGATIEIYMNIPNVENGLQRNQVTMLGSVPALVVLLRVLVSAIFRDYLLGPAKSIVSNWLGIQQLYEMKKIHIQSEELLSCMCKEIPKISQTRQLTSGGVYDAINRAVKNGIFEFVSTTISEDPRFLEMEDTDSRNIFMLAVLYRHAKIFSLVNGHDMKNPLTSNKDRSDNNLLHMAGMVNDSTRLNRSSGTALQMQRELQWFKEVEGIVNPNIKENTNKDGLTPRQLFTKNHEDMMEKGEKWMKDTASSCTVVGALIVTIMFAVAFTIPGGNDQTKGYPIFLKKKLFMLFIISDALSLFSSSISVLMFLGILTSRYAEEDFLKSLPKKMVIGLSNLFLSIATMMITFSAALLIMLHDQLPVAIPLICLIGVPAVIFVKIQFPILKDMFMSTYFPAIGR; this is encoded by the exons ATGCGGCACGCATTTCAGAGTGGAAACCGGCTATCGTTTTGGAAACAATGGATTTATTCCC GAATAAGCATTGATCAATCGGCTCGTTCCACCTATGAAACTCCTTTGAACAATCCCAACGACGTTGAAAATGGCCGCCAACGCAATATTCTAGTTACAAGGCAATCAG GAGCCACCATTGAAATTTATATGAACATTCCAAACGTTGAAAATGGCCTCCAACGCAATCAAGTTACAATGCTCGGATCAG TGCCAGCTTTAGTAGTACTGTTGCGCGTTCTAGTTTCAGCAATTTTCCGGGATTACTTGTTGG GGCCAGCAAAATCAATAGTCAGCAACTGGCTCG GAATCCAGCagttatatgaaatgaagaagatcCATATCCAATCCGAGGAACTTCTTTCCTGCATGTGTAAGGAGATACCAAAAATCTCCCAAACTCGACAACTTACAAGTGGTGGGGTTTATGATGCAATCAACCGTGCTGTCAAAAATGGGATTTTCGAGTTTGTTTCCACAACAATCAGCGAGGATCCAAGATTTTTGGAGATGGAAGATACAGATTCGAGGAACATATTTATGCTCGCTGTTCTGTATCGACATGCTAAGATCTTTAGCCTTGTAAATGGGCATGATATGAAGAACCCTTTGACATCTAACAAAGATCGCAGCGATAATAACTTGTTGCATATGGCAGGGATGGTAAATGATTCCACTAGGCTTAATCGAAGCTCTGGTACAGCTTTACAGATGCAAAGAGAATTACAATGGTTTaag GAGGTGGAGGGAATTGTCAATCccaatattaaagaaaatactaataaaGATGGTTTAACTCCACGACAATTGTTTACAAAGAACCATGAGGATATGAtggaaaagggagaaaaatgGATGAAGGACACAGCATCGTCATGTACAGTGGTGGGTGCTCTGATTGTTACCATTATGTTTGCTGTAGCTTTTACGATTCCAGGTGGTAATGACCAAACTAAAGGCTATCCaatattcttaaagaaaaaattgtttatgCTCTTTATAATATCCGATGCATTGTcgcttttttcttcctcaatttCAGTCTTGATGTTTTTGGGAATTCTCACATCACGTTATGCAGAAGAAGATTTTCTCAAGTCTTTGCCTAAAAAGATGGTTATAGGTCTTTCCAACCTTTTCTTATCTATTGCAACCATGATGATAACATTTTCTGCTGCTCTTTTAATCATGCTACATGACCAATTACCGGTTGCAATTCCTCTCATTTGTTTGATTGGCGTTCCGGCGGTCATCTTTGTAAAGATTCAGTTCCCCATTCTTAAAGATATGTTCATGTCGACCTATTTCCCTGCAATAGGAAGATGA
- the LOC118348505 gene encoding uncharacterized protein LOC118348505 codes for METKSSTTAFSADVPVPKLHDKRNYAEWAIRVRTYLKSRDLWEDIINVGKNAATSGQEDDEDAINVPIRRNYMALHAIQMSCGPDAFSEIRTVCSAHTAWQTLKKKYDKGNIDNSYLNFADLYKAVLRGNRAAAEEFLDSQPEAVRKAITDKGETALHIAVTAGHDGIVKELVDRMTKEDLGIEDGDGCTALMKAVEYGRSELKFG; via the exons ATGGAAACAAAGAGTAGTACTACTGCCTTTTCTGCGGACGTTCCCGTTCCTAAATTGCATGACAAACGTAATTATGCGGAATGGGCGATTCGGGTGCGAACCTACTTGAAGAGTCGAGATCTATGGGAGGACATCATTAACGTTGGCAAAAACGCAGCAACTTCTGGgcaagaagatgatgaagatgcTATTAATGTTCCGATAAGGAGGAATTACATGGCTTTACATGCGATCCAGATGTCATGCGGGCCAGACGCATTTTCCGAGATTAGGACCGTTTGTTCAGCCCATACTGCTTGGCAAACATTGAAAAAGAAGTACG ATAAGGGCAACATCGACAATAGTTATCTTAATTTTGCGGACTTGTACAAGGCCGTGCTTCGTGGTAATAGGGCTGCTGCAGAGGAGTTTCTGGATTCTCAACCAGAGGCAGTAAGGAAGGCAATCACAGATAAAGGCGAAACGGCTCTTCACATTGCTGTTACTGCTGGACATGACGGTATAGTCAAGGAGTTGGTGGATCGAATGACGAAAGAAGACTTGGGAATTGAAGATGGTGACGGTTGCACAGCTCTAATGAAGGCTGTTGAGTATGGAAGATCCGAACTG AAATTTGGGTAA